In Bradyrhizobium guangxiense, the following are encoded in one genomic region:
- a CDS encoding FMN-binding glutamate synthase family protein, with protein MADDNKTHASPKRLPLAEEGIVETLLLPFSPRFIVLTICAVVTALLIGIGITDRKIFDILLIPVLIFGALTLLGVRDLLQKSHAVLRNYPISAHIRFLLEEIRPEMRQYFFESEKDGMPFSRDTRAVVYQRAKMELDKRPFGTQEDVYREGYEWMHHSVSPKTHAQEKFRITIGGPDCKKPYSASVFNISAMSFGALSPNAVRALNAGAKKGGFAHDTGEGGVSPYHREMGGDIIWEIGSGYFGCRHLDGSFDPEAFARVAGDDQIKMVELKISQGAKPGHGGVLPAAKVSEEISKIRGVAMGEDCISPASHRAFSTPVGMMQFIAEMRRLSGGKPAGFKLCIGHPWEFLAICKAMLQTGIYPDFIVVDGNEGGTGAAPLEFMDHLGMPMREGVDFVHNALVGINARDRIRIGASGKIATAFDMARAMAIGADYCNSARGFMFSLGCIQSLSCHTDRCPTGVATQDPTRARALYVPLKIDRVHNYHHATLHSLTELIAAAGLEHPQQLRPIHFSQRTSTTKVQTFAQLYPALRPGELLDGTDDPRFRDAWRMAQAETFQPAP; from the coding sequence GTGGCCGACGACAACAAGACGCATGCATCCCCGAAGCGCCTGCCGCTGGCGGAAGAGGGGATCGTTGAAACCCTGCTGCTGCCCTTCTCGCCGCGCTTCATCGTGCTGACGATCTGCGCGGTCGTTACCGCGCTCCTGATCGGTATCGGCATCACCGACCGCAAGATCTTCGACATCCTGCTGATTCCGGTCCTGATCTTCGGCGCGCTGACCCTGCTCGGCGTCCGCGATCTCCTGCAGAAGAGCCACGCGGTGCTGCGCAACTATCCGATTTCGGCGCATATCCGCTTCCTGCTCGAAGAGATCCGCCCGGAGATGCGGCAATACTTCTTCGAGAGCGAGAAGGACGGCATGCCGTTCTCGCGCGACACCCGCGCGGTGGTCTATCAGCGCGCCAAGATGGAGCTCGACAAGCGTCCGTTCGGCACCCAGGAGGATGTCTACCGGGAAGGCTATGAGTGGATGCACCACTCGGTGTCGCCGAAGACGCATGCCCAGGAGAAGTTTCGCATCACCATCGGCGGCCCCGACTGCAAGAAGCCCTATTCGGCCTCGGTGTTCAACATTTCCGCGATGAGCTTCGGCGCGCTCAGCCCGAATGCGGTGCGCGCGCTGAACGCCGGTGCCAAGAAGGGCGGCTTCGCGCACGACACCGGCGAGGGCGGCGTCAGCCCCTATCACCGCGAGATGGGCGGCGACATCATCTGGGAGATCGGCTCCGGCTATTTCGGCTGCCGCCATCTCGACGGCAGCTTCGATCCCGAAGCGTTCGCGCGCGTCGCCGGCGACGATCAGATCAAGATGGTCGAGCTCAAGATCAGCCAGGGCGCCAAGCCCGGCCATGGCGGCGTGCTGCCGGCGGCCAAGGTCTCGGAGGAGATCTCGAAGATCCGCGGCGTCGCGATGGGCGAGGATTGCATCTCTCCGGCCTCGCACCGCGCCTTCTCGACCCCCGTTGGCATGATGCAGTTCATCGCCGAGATGCGGCGTCTCTCCGGCGGCAAGCCGGCCGGCTTCAAGCTCTGCATCGGACATCCCTGGGAATTCCTGGCGATCTGCAAGGCGATGCTTCAGACCGGCATCTATCCCGACTTCATCGTCGTCGACGGCAATGAAGGCGGTACCGGCGCGGCGCCGCTGGAGTTCATGGATCATCTGGGCATGCCGATGCGCGAGGGCGTCGACTTCGTCCACAACGCGCTGGTCGGCATCAATGCGCGCGACCGCATCAGGATCGGTGCTTCGGGCAAGATCGCCACCGCCTTCGACATGGCGCGGGCGATGGCGATCGGCGCCGATTATTGCAACTCGGCGCGCGGCTTCATGTTCTCGCTCGGCTGCATCCAGTCGCTGAGCTGCCATACCGACCGCTGTCCAACCGGGGTGGCGACGCAGGATCCGACGCGCGCGCGTGCGCTCTACGTGCCGCTCAAGATCGACCGCGTGCACAATTATCACCACGCGACGCTGCATTCGCTGACCGAGCTGATCGCCGCGGCCGGCCTGGAGCATCCGCAGCAGCTGCGCCCGATCCATTTCAGCCAGCGCACGTCCACGACCAAGGTCCAAACCTTCGCGCAGCTCTATCCGGCGCTGCGTCCGGGCGAGCTGCTCGACGGCACCGACGATCCGCGCTTCCGCGATGCCTGGCGGATGGCGCAGGCGGAGACGTTCCAGCCGGCGCCGTAG
- a CDS encoding PilZ domain-containing protein: MDERRDKARHRVLKAGTMEFGGGAIDCTVRNLSDAGAALDVTSPVGIPEHFTLFLQADGTHRSCIVVWRKEKRIGVKFR; encoded by the coding sequence ATGGACGAACGGCGCGACAAGGCGAGGCATCGCGTGCTGAAGGCCGGAACGATGGAGTTCGGCGGCGGCGCCATCGACTGCACCGTCCGCAACCTGTCCGACGCCGGCGCGGCGCTCGACGTCACCAGCCCGGTCGGCATTCCCGAGCATTTCACCCTGTTCCTCCAGGCCGACGGAACCCATCGATCCTGCATCGTGGTCTGGCGCAAGGAGAAGCGAATCGGCGTGAAGTTCCGGTGA
- a CDS encoding hemolysin family protein, whose product MLSLELVIVVVLIVINGLLSMSELAVVSSRPARLSLLAAKGVRGAERALTLAADPGKFLSTVQIGITLVGVLSGAFSGATLGQRLTQWLLELGLSSGIADIVGVGIVVTLITYATLIVGELVPKQVALRDPESIAVRVAPAMHVLAKVSLPLVFLLDISGKLILTLLGRGGKSEEKVSEDEIHHLVSEAESAGVLEPGEKEMIAGVMRLRDRPVGAVMTPRTEVDEIDLNDDPAAIQEIIASSPHSRFPVSNGDRDKPIGVLQAKDLLVAYMNERNPDLRALVREAPGIPASADARDVLTILKAAPVHVGLVYDEYGGFEGMVTAADILESIVGAFHSEEGPPEPAFIRRADDSLLIAGWMPVDEFGELLGVELPPHRYNTVAGLVLQQFSALPNVGDAFDFGGWHIEVVDLDGRRIDKILASRLSEVETG is encoded by the coding sequence ATGCTCTCCCTGGAACTCGTCATCGTCGTCGTCCTGATCGTCATCAACGGCCTGCTCTCCATGTCCGAGCTGGCCGTGGTCTCGTCGCGTCCCGCCCGGCTGTCGCTGCTCGCGGCCAAGGGCGTGCGCGGTGCCGAGCGGGCGCTGACGCTGGCAGCCGATCCCGGCAAATTCCTCTCGACGGTGCAGATCGGCATCACGCTGGTCGGCGTGCTCTCCGGCGCGTTCTCCGGCGCGACGCTCGGACAGCGGCTGACGCAATGGCTGCTCGAGCTCGGCCTGTCCTCCGGCATTGCCGACATCGTCGGCGTCGGCATCGTGGTCACGCTCATCACCTACGCCACCCTGATCGTCGGCGAGCTGGTGCCGAAGCAGGTTGCGCTGCGCGACCCCGAAAGCATCGCGGTCAGGGTCGCGCCGGCCATGCACGTGCTCGCGAAAGTCTCGCTGCCGCTGGTCTTCCTGCTCGACATCTCCGGCAAGCTGATCCTCACTTTGCTCGGCCGCGGCGGCAAGTCCGAGGAAAAGGTCTCGGAGGACGAGATCCATCACCTCGTCAGCGAGGCCGAGAGCGCCGGCGTGCTCGAGCCCGGCGAGAAGGAGATGATCGCCGGCGTGATGCGGCTCCGCGACCGGCCCGTCGGCGCGGTCATGACGCCGCGCACGGAGGTCGACGAGATCGACCTGAACGACGATCCGGCCGCCATCCAGGAGATCATTGCGAGCAGCCCGCACTCGCGCTTTCCCGTCTCCAACGGCGATCGCGACAAGCCGATCGGCGTGCTCCAGGCCAAGGACCTGCTGGTCGCCTATATGAACGAGCGCAACCCCGATTTGCGCGCGCTGGTGCGCGAGGCGCCCGGCATTCCGGCCTCGGCGGACGCGCGCGACGTGCTGACCATCCTGAAAGCCGCTCCAGTTCACGTCGGTCTGGTCTACGACGAATATGGCGGCTTCGAAGGCATGGTGACCGCCGCCGACATCCTCGAGTCCATCGTCGGCGCCTTTCATTCGGAGGAGGGACCGCCGGAGCCGGCCTTTATCAGGCGCGCCGACGATTCGCTCCTGATCGCCGGCTGGATGCCGGTCGACGAGTTCGGCGAGCTGCTTGGCGTCGAGCTGCCGCCGCACCGCTACAACACGGTGGCAGGCCTCGTGCTGCAGCAATTCAGCGCGCTGCCTAACGTTGGCGACGCCTTCGACTTCGGCGGCTGGCACATCGAGGTGGTCGATCTCGACGGGCGAAGGATCGACAAGATCCTGGCGAGCCGGTTGAGCGAGGTCGAGACGGGGTGA
- a CDS encoding methyl-accepting chemotaxis protein — MRIGKLFALSMLTVTVFAVILGAEVLIPQTRIFTNRSDAIKTVDAFGATLMANQHVASLRAPYIGPIFQEGAATQAQLEAATKASKTAEAGFEAARRAVMMLDDGGAIAENLGRAAQRLKEITAAADRAMGVPLAARDSAATKGFLPGVAEVIGHIEPVMNRLEAKVINADSSLAALLSLARTAQDLRVSAGSRAATLSPALSARRPLTAAELSLMDRMQGRVEADRERIEAGLEQLGNPARIAAAHKAATDSYFGQAAVAVDKELPAARSDGKYGATADELAKVIVPAIQMFYGVRDAALAEAAERASSARDGALAMLALAGVAVLALLGTLGGVTMMLRRRVVTPLGRIADVIGSLAAGQHEVEIPVTGRNDEIGQVSGSLQLFKDSLLAKKAADEAAAVEADAKLKRSQRMDQVAREFEAMIGDVINTVSSASSELEVSAGTLTSTADQSEKVTATVAAASEQASTNVQTVAAAAEEMASSVDEISRQVQDSARIAGEAVQQAARTNDHVGELARAAGRIGDVVELISQIAGQTNLLALNATIEAARAGEAGRGFAVVASEVKALAEQTAKATGEISQQITGIQTATEDSVGAIKAIGDTITRMSEIASAIASAVEEQGAATREISRNVQQAARGTQQVSASIVDVQRGASQTGSASANVLSSARSLSGESTRLKTEVGKFLDAIRAA, encoded by the coding sequence ATGCGGATCGGGAAACTTTTCGCGCTGTCGATGCTGACGGTGACGGTATTTGCAGTCATCCTCGGCGCCGAGGTGCTGATACCCCAGACACGCATCTTCACGAACCGCTCCGACGCGATCAAGACCGTCGATGCGTTCGGCGCGACGCTGATGGCCAACCAGCACGTCGCCAGCCTTCGCGCTCCCTATATCGGACCGATCTTCCAGGAAGGCGCGGCAACGCAGGCACAGCTCGAGGCCGCCACCAAGGCTTCGAAAACTGCCGAGGCGGGCTTCGAGGCCGCACGGCGCGCAGTCATGATGCTGGATGATGGCGGCGCGATTGCCGAGAATCTCGGTCGTGCGGCGCAGCGGCTGAAGGAGATCACCGCCGCAGCCGATCGCGCGATGGGCGTCCCGCTGGCGGCGCGCGACAGTGCTGCGACAAAGGGTTTCCTGCCCGGTGTTGCCGAGGTCATCGGCCACATCGAACCGGTCATGAACCGGCTTGAGGCGAAGGTCATCAATGCCGATTCCTCGCTCGCGGCGCTGTTGAGCCTGGCGCGAACGGCGCAGGATCTGCGTGTTTCGGCCGGCAGCCGCGCGGCCACGCTGTCACCGGCGCTGTCCGCACGCCGCCCGCTCACCGCAGCCGAACTGTCGCTGATGGACCGCATGCAGGGCCGCGTCGAGGCCGACCGCGAGCGCATCGAGGCTGGTCTCGAACAACTCGGAAATCCCGCCCGCATCGCTGCCGCGCACAAGGCGGCAACGGACTCTTATTTCGGACAAGCCGCCGTTGCCGTGGACAAGGAGCTTCCTGCAGCGCGGAGCGACGGCAAATACGGCGCGACCGCCGACGAGCTGGCGAAAGTCATCGTGCCGGCGATCCAGATGTTCTACGGCGTGCGCGACGCTGCGCTGGCGGAAGCCGCCGAGCGTGCTTCTTCCGCGCGCGACGGCGCGCTGGCAATGCTCGCCCTTGCCGGCGTCGCCGTGTTGGCGCTGCTCGGCACGCTCGGTGGTGTGACGATGATGCTGCGCAGGCGCGTGGTGACGCCGCTCGGCCGGATCGCCGACGTGATCGGGTCGCTCGCCGCCGGACAGCACGAGGTGGAGATTCCGGTGACGGGCCGCAACGACGAGATCGGCCAGGTCTCGGGCTCGCTCCAGTTGTTCAAGGATTCGCTGCTCGCCAAGAAGGCCGCCGACGAGGCCGCCGCGGTCGAAGCTGACGCGAAGCTGAAGCGCAGCCAGCGCATGGACCAAGTCGCGCGCGAGTTCGAGGCCATGATCGGCGACGTGATCAATACGGTGTCGTCGGCCTCGTCCGAGCTGGAAGTATCGGCGGGGACGCTGACGAGCACGGCCGATCAATCGGAAAAGGTCACCGCAACCGTCGCGGCGGCGTCCGAGCAGGCCTCCACCAACGTGCAGACCGTCGCCGCCGCAGCCGAGGAGATGGCGTCGTCGGTCGACGAGATCAGCCGGCAGGTGCAGGATTCCGCGCGCATTGCCGGCGAGGCGGTGCAGCAGGCAGCGCGGACCAACGATCACGTCGGCGAGCTCGCCCGCGCTGCGGGGCGGATCGGTGACGTCGTCGAGCTCATCAGCCAGATCGCGGGGCAGACCAATCTCCTGGCGCTGAACGCCACCATCGAAGCCGCGCGGGCCGGCGAGGCCGGGCGCGGCTTCGCCGTCGTCGCTTCCGAGGTCAAGGCGCTGGCCGAGCAGACTGCCAAGGCCACCGGCGAGATCAGCCAGCAGATCACGGGCATCCAGACCGCGACGGAGGACTCCGTCGGCGCCATCAAGGCGATCGGCGACACCATCACCCGCATGTCCGAGATCGCGTCCGCCATCGCCTCGGCGGTCGAGGAGCAGGGCGCAGCGACGCGGGAGATCTCCCGCAACGTGCAGCAGGCCGCGCGCGGCACCCAGCAGGTCTCCGCCAGCATCGTCGACGTGCAGCGCGGCGCGAGTCAGACCGGATCGGCCTCCGCCAACGTGCTCAGCTCCGCGCGATCGCTGTCCGGCGAGAGCACCCGCCTCAAGACCGAGGTCGGAAAATTCCTGGATGCGATTCGCGCGGCGTAG
- a CDS encoding carbohydrate porin, giving the protein MGVLAFPTTSFAADLPLKAPALKAVYDWTGLYIGAHAGVTRGTSAATLTDPALATDNNVFTGATGGVQAGYNWRLNSSLLLGVEGDISFPNYLPSNHVVSSTGTALSFAEERWDYVASLRARLGYANGSWLYYATGGAAFTGERFLSTPNNGVEEKVLHTRFGWIAGGGVEYAFAPHWTTRLEYLYSKFDNASVSFSSGAQYSSSMDFHSLRLGLNRKIDWPGVPTYNPKSDVTDTESSRWEIHGQSTALGQGYPAFRAPYTGPNSLLPSPDFQQTWSNSLYLNARLWDGGEIYFNPELLQGFGFNNTTGAAGFPNGEAQKSGFPYPHFNASRLFVRHTFGFGGEQEELASGQLQLASKVDVSRLTLQVGKFSVVDVFDGNSYAHDPRKDFMNWSIWASGAFDYAADKLGLGYGATAELNQKQWALRAGYFLIGAESNSSNFDMNVGRRGEYVMELETRYSLFGQPGKLRTLGFVNSAFAGSYRETLDNPAFGVDISQPRRGRIKYGYAFNLEQAITGDVGVFGRWSWNDGRNEIMAFTDIDRSLSGGVSVKGTTWGRPDDVVAIAGAINALSQDHRDFIAAGGLGPLIGDGRLNYRRERVLETYYAYALNKALTFTADYQLIVNPAYNADRGPVSVFSGRLHGEF; this is encoded by the coding sequence ATGGGCGTGCTGGCTTTTCCCACCACGAGCTTTGCCGCCGATCTGCCGCTGAAAGCGCCGGCCTTGAAAGCGGTCTATGACTGGACCGGCCTCTATATCGGTGCGCATGCCGGCGTCACACGCGGCACGTCCGCGGCGACGCTGACCGATCCCGCGCTCGCAACCGACAACAACGTCTTCACCGGCGCGACGGGCGGCGTCCAGGCCGGCTACAATTGGCGCCTCAATTCGAGCCTGCTGCTCGGCGTCGAAGGCGACATCTCCTTTCCGAACTATCTGCCCTCCAACCACGTCGTGTCGTCGACGGGGACCGCGCTGTCGTTCGCCGAGGAACGTTGGGACTATGTCGCAAGCCTGCGCGCGCGGCTCGGCTATGCCAATGGCAGTTGGCTGTACTACGCCACAGGCGGCGCGGCCTTCACCGGCGAGCGTTTTCTCTCGACACCGAACAACGGCGTTGAAGAAAAAGTGCTGCACACGCGGTTCGGCTGGATCGCGGGCGGCGGCGTCGAATACGCCTTTGCGCCGCATTGGACCACGCGGCTCGAATATCTCTACAGCAAGTTCGACAACGCCAGCGTCAGCTTCTCCTCCGGCGCGCAATATTCCTCGTCGATGGATTTTCACAGCCTGCGGCTCGGCCTCAATCGCAAGATCGACTGGCCGGGCGTGCCGACCTACAACCCGAAGTCGGATGTGACGGACACCGAATCCAGCCGCTGGGAGATCCACGGCCAGTCGACCGCGCTGGGGCAGGGCTACCCCGCGTTCCGCGCGCCCTATACCGGACCGAACAGCCTGCTCCCGTCACCCGATTTTCAGCAGACCTGGAGCAATTCGCTCTATCTCAATGCGCGGCTATGGGACGGCGGAGAGATCTATTTCAATCCCGAACTGCTGCAGGGATTCGGTTTCAACAACACGACGGGCGCTGCGGGCTTTCCCAACGGCGAAGCGCAGAAATCCGGCTTCCCCTATCCGCATTTCAATGCGTCGCGGCTGTTCGTGCGCCACACCTTCGGCTTTGGCGGCGAGCAGGAAGAGCTTGCCTCTGGCCAGCTTCAGCTGGCGAGCAAGGTCGACGTCTCGCGCCTGACCTTACAGGTCGGCAAGTTCTCCGTGGTCGACGTGTTCGACGGCAATTCCTACGCGCACGATCCGCGCAAGGATTTCATGAACTGGTCGATCTGGGCCTCTGGCGCCTTCGACTATGCCGCCGACAAGCTCGGCCTCGGCTACGGCGCGACGGCCGAATTGAACCAGAAGCAATGGGCCCTGCGCGCTGGCTATTTCCTGATCGGCGCGGAATCGAACTCCAGCAATTTCGACATGAACGTCGGCCGCCGCGGCGAATATGTGATGGAGCTCGAGACCCGCTATTCGCTGTTCGGCCAGCCCGGCAAACTGCGCACGCTCGGCTTCGTCAACAGCGCCTTTGCGGGCAGCTATCGCGAAACGCTGGACAATCCCGCGTTCGGCGTCGACATCAGCCAGCCCCGCCGCGGCCGCATCAAATACGGCTACGCATTCAATCTCGAACAGGCCATCACCGGCGATGTCGGCGTGTTCGGCCGCTGGAGCTGGAATGACGGCCGCAACGAGATCATGGCCTTCACCGACATCGATCGCAGCCTGTCCGGCGGCGTCTCGGTGAAGGGCACGACCTGGGGCCGGCCCGACGACGTCGTCGCGATCGCCGGCGCCATCAATGCGCTGTCGCAGGACCATCGCGACTTCATCGCCGCCGGCGGTCTCGGTCCCCTGATCGGCGACGGCCGGCTCAACTACCGCCGCGAACGCGTGCTGGAAACCTACTATGCCTATGCGCTGAACAAGGCGCTGACCTTCACCGCCGACTACCAGCTGATCGTCAACCCCGCCTACAATGCCGACCGCGGCCCGGTGTCGGTGTTCTCGGGACGGCTGCACGGCGAGTTCTGA
- a CDS encoding creatininase family protein, with amino-acid sequence MKTPSRDWIDIDWAHADPAEVTRWIAVLPLAATEQHGPHLPVTTDVLIADAYLARTRELLPPSVPASFLPVEPIGISTEHIDYPGTQTLPTEIALKRWTGLGEDIARRGVKKLVIITSHGGNSAAMMLIAQDLRAHQKLFVVTTSWSRLSGADKLFPAEEVRHGIHGGAIETSIMLARYPGQVRQDAIAYFPASSIALEQQYRWLSTQRPAPFAWQAQDLNASGAIGNATLAEPAKGEQLLDQGARAFCELLGEVDNFDVNRLAKGPLG; translated from the coding sequence TTGAAGACGCCCTCCCGCGACTGGATCGACATCGACTGGGCTCATGCGGACCCTGCGGAGGTGACGCGCTGGATCGCAGTGCTGCCGCTGGCGGCGACCGAGCAGCACGGCCCGCATCTGCCGGTGACAACCGACGTGCTGATTGCGGACGCCTATCTGGCGCGCACGCGGGAGCTGTTACCGCCATCTGTTCCAGCCAGCTTCCTCCCCGTCGAGCCAATCGGAATTTCCACCGAGCATATCGATTATCCCGGCACGCAGACGCTGCCGACCGAAATCGCGTTGAAGCGATGGACAGGATTGGGCGAGGACATCGCGCGGCGCGGGGTGAAGAAGCTCGTCATCATCACCAGCCATGGTGGCAACAGCGCGGCCATGATGCTGATCGCGCAGGATCTGCGCGCTCACCAAAAACTGTTCGTGGTGACGACGTCATGGTCGCGGCTGTCAGGCGCCGACAAACTGTTCCCGGCCGAGGAAGTGCGCCACGGCATTCATGGCGGCGCGATCGAGACCTCGATCATGCTGGCGCGCTATCCGGGCCAAGTGCGTCAAGATGCGATCGCGTATTTTCCCGCGAGCAGCATCGCGCTGGAGCAGCAATATCGCTGGCTGTCGACGCAGCGCCCCGCGCCGTTCGCTTGGCAGGCGCAGGATCTGAACGCCAGCGGCGCTATCGGCAATGCAACGCTGGCTGAACCGGCGAAGGGCGAGCAGCTTCTCGACCAGGGCGCGCGCGCGTTTTGCGAGCTGTTGGGGGAGGTCGATAACTTCGACGTGAACAGGCTCGCCAAGGGCCCCCTCGGCTAG
- a CDS encoding ABC transporter substrate-binding protein produces the protein MTPSHLRRALTAGVLAALTSFAPARAETLDKVTFGTNWVAEAEHGGFFQAVADGTYKKYGLDVTIVPGGPNENNRMLLIAGKIDFFMAANTLMSFDAVANNVPVVTIAAIFQKDPQVMLTQPDAKVSKIEDLKPLTLFVSKEGMGSYFQWLKSEYGFSEKNVRPYNFNPQPFIANPKSAMQGYVPSEPFAVEKAAGFKPNVLLLADYGFNTYSTLIETRRDVVEKKPDLVQRFVDASMIGWDNYIYRDNSAGNAMIKQLNPEMTDDLLAYSVAKMREHGIVDSGDSLKNGIGAMSDERYTSFFNKMVKAGVVKPDLDFRKSYTLRFVNKGVGVELRPRKP, from the coding sequence ATGACCCCCTCTCATCTGCGGCGAGCGTTAACGGCGGGCGTGTTGGCCGCTCTCACCTCCTTTGCACCGGCGCGGGCCGAGACGCTCGACAAGGTCACCTTCGGCACCAACTGGGTCGCCGAGGCCGAGCATGGCGGCTTCTTCCAGGCGGTGGCCGACGGCACCTACAAGAAATACGGCCTCGACGTCACCATCGTCCCCGGCGGGCCCAACGAGAACAACCGGATGCTGCTGATCGCCGGCAAGATCGATTTCTTCATGGCCGCGAACACGCTGATGTCGTTCGATGCGGTGGCGAACAACGTTCCCGTCGTGACCATCGCCGCGATCTTCCAGAAGGATCCGCAGGTGATGCTGACGCAGCCCGATGCCAAGGTCAGCAAGATCGAGGACCTCAAGCCGCTGACGCTGTTCGTGTCCAAGGAGGGCATGGGCAGCTACTTCCAGTGGCTGAAGTCCGAATACGGCTTCAGCGAGAAGAACGTCCGTCCCTATAATTTCAATCCGCAGCCCTTCATCGCCAACCCCAAGAGCGCGATGCAGGGCTACGTCCCCTCCGAGCCGTTCGCGGTGGAGAAGGCGGCAGGCTTCAAGCCGAACGTGCTGCTGCTGGCCGACTACGGCTTCAACACCTATTCGACCCTGATCGAGACGCGCCGCGACGTGGTCGAGAAGAAGCCTGATCTCGTCCAGCGCTTCGTCGATGCCTCCATGATCGGCTGGGACAATTACATCTATCGCGACAATTCCGCCGGCAATGCCATGATCAAGCAGCTCAATCCGGAGATGACCGACGACCTGCTCGCCTATTCCGTCGCCAAGATGAGGGAGCACGGCATTGTCGATTCCGGCGACAGCCTCAAGAATGGCATCGGCGCCATGAGCGACGAGCGTTACACCTCCTTCTTCAACAAGATGGTCAAGGCCGGCGTCGTCAAGCCGGATCTCGACTTTCGCAAATCCTACACGCTGCGCTTCGTCAACAAGGGCGTCGGCGTCGAGCTGCGCCCGAGAAAGCCGTAA
- a CDS encoding ABC transporter ATP-binding protein, which translates to MVASKTSSAVGTGLTHLAVSLRGVTKIYDNGVMALGPFDLAVRKGEFISLLGPSGCGKSTVLRLIAQLSAPSSGVVRVARHEGEVQPGHGIGFVFQEPTLMPWASVRENVRLPLKLGGVPKAEGRARAEEALASVGLADFADSFPRELSGGMKMRVSLARALVTDPDILLMDEPFAALDEITRFRLNNDLLALWRALGKTVIFVTHSVFESVYLSQRVVVMTARPGRIQADLRIETVEPRGEAFRTSAAYSDYCRKVSAALAPSYSGQSTL; encoded by the coding sequence ATGGTGGCAAGCAAAACCTCATCCGCCGTCGGGACCGGTCTGACGCATCTTGCCGTCAGCCTGCGCGGCGTAACGAAGATCTATGACAACGGCGTCATGGCGCTCGGCCCGTTTGACCTTGCTGTCCGCAAGGGCGAGTTCATCTCGCTGCTGGGTCCGTCCGGTTGCGGCAAGTCGACCGTGCTGCGGCTGATCGCGCAGCTCAGCGCGCCGTCCTCGGGGGTCGTGCGGGTGGCGCGTCATGAGGGCGAGGTGCAGCCGGGCCACGGCATCGGTTTCGTGTTTCAGGAGCCGACCCTGATGCCCTGGGCCAGCGTGCGGGAGAACGTGCGGCTGCCGCTCAAGCTCGGCGGCGTGCCGAAGGCGGAGGGACGCGCGCGGGCCGAGGAAGCGCTCGCCAGCGTCGGGCTCGCCGATTTCGCCGATAGCTTTCCGCGCGAGCTCTCCGGCGGCATGAAGATGCGGGTGTCGCTGGCGCGCGCGCTCGTCACCGATCCAGATATCCTTTTAATGGATGAGCCGTTCGCCGCGCTCGACGAGATCACGCGCTTCCGCCTCAACAATGATCTGCTCGCGCTGTGGCGAGCTCTCGGCAAGACCGTCATCTTCGTCACCCATTCGGTGTTCGAATCCGTCTATCTGTCGCAGCGCGTGGTGGTGATGACGGCGCGGCCGGGCCGCATCCAGGCCGATCTCCGCATCGAGACGGTCGAGCCGCGTGGCGAGGCGTTCCGCACCTCTGCCGCCTATTCCGATTATTGCCGCAAAGTGTCGGCGGCACTGGCGCCGTCCTATTCGGGGCAGTCGACGCTATGA
- a CDS encoding ABC transporter permease has translation MNAQTAVIAKPSSAQRAMRLVLPVIVFAAGLIAWELVVRFKDIPPYVLPAPSVIALTLIKDWAVLSQSLATTLLTTLEGFVAASIGGIALALLFNQSKWVEYSLFPYAIVLQVTPVIAIAPLLLIYLEQQTAVVVCAFIVAFFPVLSNTTLGLNSVDRNLAGLFQLYGASKPQTLRFLKLPAALPYILGGLRIAGGLSLIGAVVAEIAAGTAGAGSGLAYRIAESGYRLNIPRMFAALLLLSLAGIVIYGVLALVSHLVLRRWHESALGKES, from the coding sequence ATGAACGCGCAAACGGCCGTCATCGCAAAACCGTCTAGCGCGCAACGTGCAATGCGTCTCGTGCTGCCCGTCATCGTGTTCGCCGCCGGCCTGATCGCCTGGGAACTGGTGGTCCGCTTCAAGGACATCCCGCCTTACGTGCTGCCGGCGCCGTCCGTGATCGCGCTGACCCTGATCAAGGACTGGGCGGTGCTGTCGCAATCGCTCGCGACCACGCTTCTGACCACGCTCGAAGGCTTCGTCGCGGCCAGCATCGGCGGCATCGCGCTGGCGTTGCTGTTCAACCAGTCGAAATGGGTGGAATACTCGCTGTTTCCCTATGCGATCGTCCTCCAGGTCACCCCGGTGATCGCGATCGCGCCGCTGCTTCTGATCTACCTGGAACAGCAGACCGCCGTCGTGGTCTGCGCCTTCATCGTCGCCTTCTTCCCGGTGTTGTCCAACACCACGCTCGGGCTCAATTCGGTCGATCGCAACCTCGCCGGCCTGTTCCAGCTCTACGGCGCATCAAAGCCGCAGACCTTGCGCTTTTTGAAGCTGCCTGCGGCATTGCCCTACATTCTCGGGGGCCTGCGCATCGCAGGCGGCCTGTCGCTGATCGGCGCGGTCGTGGCCGAGATCGCGGCGGGAACGGCGGGCGCCGGTTCGGGGCTTGCCTACAGGATCGCGGAATCAGGCTATCGATTGAACATACCCCGCATGTTCGCGGCGCTGCTGCTGTTGTCGCTGGCCGGGATTGTCATCTATGGGGTGCTGGCGCTAGTTTCGCACCTCGTTTTACGGCGCTGGCACGAGAGCGCGCTTGGAAAGGAAAGCTGA